In a genomic window of Methanocalculus natronophilus:
- a CDS encoding ABC transporter permease yields the protein MNRPIFFQFALRNLRLHWLRSLLAMIGIIIGVVAITSMGILGSSLVLSISEDLTTVGDTIVVIPHAGGAQMGPGGGISSDDVITSRQLERITRASVPHTVIPVYSGGTRIRIGGETGFASIYGLRTADIPVLLELEEGQYLRGASGAMVGYRLAETYSLRTGSRIIVGTEGQSVRVVGILEERGMGFDINTDNAIIVSDRWYENAYDPMGYDRVIVKVRTLEEIEQVKESIDSALNRRDTEVDVFDTRAILTTILETFGRISTFTIAIGGISLIVAGVSIFNVMMMSVMERYREIGILRSIGCLRREIRRMFFYESLLLGIAGSAIGGTLSVAGGYLALLVMLEDTSYLLAPTSLIYIPIGMIFGIGTSVLSGLYPAWKASEANPIEALRHE from the coding sequence ATGAACCGGCCGATCTTCTTTCAGTTCGCCCTTCGAAATCTCAGGCTCCACTGGCTCCGTTCGCTCCTTGCGATGATCGGGATCATTATCGGTGTTGTTGCCATCACCTCGATGGGAATACTTGGATCGTCGCTTGTCCTCTCCATCTCAGAAGATCTGACAACAGTGGGCGATACAATCGTTGTCATCCCCCATGCCGGAGGGGCTCAGATGGGGCCGGGAGGAGGTATATCTTCAGATGATGTCATCACCTCCAGGCAGCTTGAACGGATAACACGTGCATCTGTTCCGCATACTGTCATCCCGGTCTATTCGGGGGGTACGCGTATTCGTATTGGGGGAGAAACCGGATTTGCTTCTATCTATGGGCTTCGGACAGCTGATATCCCGGTTCTTCTTGAGCTGGAGGAGGGGCAGTATCTGCGGGGGGCTTCCGGTGCAATGGTCGGATACCGGCTTGCTGAGACATATTCACTCAGGACAGGCAGCAGAATCATTGTTGGAACAGAGGGGCAATCCGTCCGGGTGGTTGGTATCCTTGAGGAACGGGGTATGGGCTTTGATATCAATACTGACAATGCCATCATCGTATCTGACCGTTGGTATGAGAATGCCTATGATCCAATGGGCTATGATCGTGTCATCGTCAAGGTCAGAACCCTGGAAGAGATCGAGCAGGTGAAGGAGTCAATTGATTCTGCCCTGAACCGCCGGGACACTGAGGTCGATGTATTTGATACCCGGGCGATACTCACGACCATTCTTGAGACCTTTGGGAGAATATCGACCTTTACCATTGCAATCGGGGGGATCTCCCTCATCGTTGCCGGAGTCTCAATATTCAATGTCATGATGATGTCGGTGATGGAGCGGTACCGGGAGATTGGAATTCTCCGTTCAATCGGGTGCCTCAGACGTGAGATCCGGCGTATGTTCTTCTATGAGTCCCTCCTCCTCGGGATCGCCGGATCAGCAATCGGCGGGACTCTCTCGGTTGCAGGTGGCTACCTTGCCCTTCTTGTCATGCTTGAAGATACAAGTTATCTCCTCGCACCAACAAGCCTCATCTATATCCCGATCGGAATGATCTTTGGGATTGGAACCTCAGTTCTCTCGGGGCTCTACCCCGCCTGGAAGGCGTCGGAAGCCAACCCGATTGAGGCACTCAGGCACGAATGA
- the budA gene encoding acetolactate decarboxylase, with product MQTKIQIIIISLIIGIVIGAGGVALFAAVSSDTGIEEGDLIFQVSTIDALLESVYDGVLPVSDLIWYGDLGIGTFDSLDGELILVDGTVYQARADGSLVTAPDDLTTPLAAVTFFDADIIVPDLSTAGYQDFEDHINEVIRSENLMYAIRIDGVFSSVTLRAPHRQEKPYPRLIDALADQYVATHTDISGTAVGFLLPEYMGGLNVPDYHLHFVSDDRHTGGHIVDFSLESANVGLDEKTALLIRLPEEGGFISADLTQDLSDERAVVERPDVG from the coding sequence ATGCAGACAAAGATCCAAATCATCATCATCTCCCTCATCATCGGGATTGTCATTGGAGCAGGGGGGGTTGCACTTTTTGCAGCAGTCTCCAGTGATACCGGTATTGAGGAAGGTGATCTCATCTTCCAGGTCTCAACAATCGACGCACTCCTTGAGAGTGTCTATGATGGTGTTCTGCCGGTCTCGGACCTGATCTGGTATGGCGATCTCGGGATCGGGACGTTTGATTCCCTGGATGGCGAACTTATCCTTGTGGATGGAACTGTCTACCAGGCCAGGGCAGATGGATCACTTGTGACTGCCCCAGATGATCTCACAACACCGCTTGCTGCGGTGACCTTCTTTGACGCAGATATCATCGTCCCGGATCTTTCAACCGCAGGATACCAGGATTTTGAGGATCATATCAACGAGGTGATCAGGTCAGAAAACCTGATGTATGCCATCCGTATCGACGGTGTCTTCTCGTCGGTGACACTTCGTGCACCCCACCGCCAGGAGAAGCCGTATCCGCGTCTCATCGATGCCCTGGCAGATCAGTATGTGGCAACACATACAGATATCAGTGGTACAGCAGTCGGGTTCCTCCTTCCTGAGTATATGGGAGGGCTGAATGTCCCGGATTACCACCTCCACTTTGTCAGTGATGACCGGCATACCGGAGGCCATATCGTTGATTTCTCACTTGAATCCGCAAACGTGGGTCTTGATGAAAAAACCGCCCTCCTGATACGGCTCCCGGAGGAGGGAGGATTTATTTCTGCAGATCTCACCCAGGATCTCTCGGATGAACGTGCGGTTGTGGAGCGGCCGGATGTTGGGTGA
- a CDS encoding ATP-binding protein yields MQMYTARNFPAGIENLPDVMGFLDSVLEEADIDGAPAFNLQLAVDEAFTNIASYAYEDEVGNVQIRISVNGEAVVVSLIDSGKPFDPLKIEPPDITLGIDERKVGGLGIYLIRKMTDSVTYERKDGQNILTMTKNREESI; encoded by the coding sequence ATGCAGATGTATACAGCCAGGAATTTTCCGGCAGGTATTGAGAATCTTCCTGATGTCATGGGGTTTCTCGACTCAGTGCTTGAGGAGGCAGACATTGATGGTGCTCCGGCATTCAATCTCCAGCTGGCAGTTGATGAGGCATTCACCAATATCGCCTCATATGCATATGAGGATGAAGTGGGGAACGTTCAAATCCGGATTTCTGTCAATGGTGAAGCTGTCGTCGTTTCGCTCATCGATTCCGGAAAACCCTTTGATCCACTGAAGATTGAGCCTCCTGATATCACGCTCGGTATTGATGAGCGGAAGGTTGGGGGTCTTGGAATCTATCTCATTCGGAAGATGACTGATTCGGTCACCTATGAGCGGAAAGATGGACAGAATATCCTCACCATGACAAAAAATCGTGAAGAGAGCATATAA
- a CDS encoding cation diffusion facilitator family transporter, with protein sequence MPMLPPQADPSTREKKQIAGIAIASNTILVILKLVIGTITGSVAIISDAVHSATDIVASSIAFFAVRKSGRPPDDQHAFGHGKFESLSGLIEATLIILVALFIIYEASGALIRGESTLDPDLLGLGMVAVGVSALANTIISQRMMKIARKTESIALETDAWHLRTDVFTSVGVFAGLLLIYLTGILLLDAIIALAVGLVIIRTGISLIKKSLGDLLDNRLPEEEVRRIQTILTGYCSEYVNFHGLKTRRSGPERFIEFHLMFNQDSLLSTAHELADRLEEELKAEFPRVHVTIHMEPCHEICEDCGVYICPERNE encoded by the coding sequence ATGCCCATGCTCCCTCCACAGGCAGATCCGTCCACACGCGAGAAGAAGCAGATTGCAGGTATAGCAATCGCAAGCAACACCATTCTTGTCATCCTGAAACTGGTAATCGGCACAATCACCGGTTCAGTTGCCATCATCTCGGATGCAGTCCATTCTGCAACCGATATCGTCGCATCTTCAATAGCATTTTTTGCAGTCAGAAAATCCGGACGCCCTCCTGATGATCAGCACGCATTTGGGCATGGCAAATTCGAGTCGCTCTCAGGGCTTATTGAGGCAACACTGATCATACTTGTTGCACTCTTTATCATCTATGAGGCATCCGGTGCTCTCATCCGTGGCGAAAGCACGCTTGATCCTGATCTCCTCGGGCTCGGCATGGTGGCTGTCGGCGTATCGGCACTGGCAAACACCATTATCTCCCAGAGGATGATGAAGATCGCACGGAAGACTGAGTCGATTGCACTTGAGACAGACGCCTGGCATCTCAGAACAGATGTCTTTACTTCAGTTGGTGTCTTTGCAGGATTGCTTTTGATCTATCTGACCGGCATCCTGCTCCTTGATGCAATCATCGCGCTTGCAGTTGGTCTTGTCATCATTCGAACCGGTATCAGCCTGATCAAAAAATCACTTGGTGATCTCCTTGACAACCGGCTTCCTGAAGAGGAGGTTCGCCGCATACAGACAATCCTCACTGGCTACTGCTCCGAATATGTCAATTTTCATGGTCTGAAGACAAGACGGTCAGGGCCTGAGCGCTTCATCGAATTCCACCTGATGTTCAACCAGGACTCCCTGCTCAGCACCGCTCATGAGCTTGCAGATCGACTGGAAGAGGAACTCAAAGCCGAGTTTCCACGGGTTCATGTCACAATTCATATGGAACCCTGCCACGAGATATGCGAGGATTGCGGGGTTTATATCTGTCCCGAAAGGAATGAGTGA
- a CDS encoding mannose-1-phosphate guanylyltransferase/mannose-6-phosphate isomerase codes for MSILKAGDRIRTVLLAGGSGTRLWPLSRRHCPKQFIRLLDETLFQQAYRRARLHSSPDEIVIVTGSAYEFLVKNQIEELGEEVLHDQVLLEPCGRNTLPAIAWGMRRFADDPDHPVVVYPTDHLIGDGMAPVVLQSVPLAEECLVTFGVVPDRPHTGYGYIKPGDALQNGYRVAAFHEKPDSASAEQHIRDGALWNAGIFLMTPRLFFEECQKYAPEIAEASLPGEYSLLPSISVDYGLLERSGRVAVVPLTVPWSDLGTFAALHDASRQDQFNNVGDAHLFDTSGCTFIHPEGKRVAAVGVSDLVVIDTDDALLVCSSGATERVREVVEELDALHDPTVLEHRLVYRPWGSYLVLEESRFFKIKRITVKPGASLSLQQHHHRSEHWVVVSGCANVWIDGETRLLPQGESTFVRAGAVHRLENRGQIPLEMIEVQIGEYLAEDDIVRFDDRYGR; via the coding sequence TTGAGTATATTGAAGGCAGGTGATCGTATCAGGACAGTTCTCCTTGCAGGTGGAAGCGGAACCCGGCTATGGCCACTTTCCAGGCGGCATTGCCCGAAGCAGTTTATCAGACTCCTTGATGAAACCCTCTTCCAGCAGGCCTACCGGAGGGCCCGCCTCCACTCATCTCCTGATGAGATTGTTATAGTGACCGGATCCGCATACGAATTCCTTGTGAAGAACCAGATTGAGGAACTTGGCGAGGAGGTTCTCCATGATCAGGTCCTTCTCGAACCCTGTGGCAGAAACACACTCCCAGCAATCGCCTGGGGGATGCGGAGGTTTGCAGATGATCCGGATCATCCGGTCGTGGTTTATCCAACCGATCATCTCATCGGGGATGGCATGGCTCCGGTGGTGCTGCAGTCAGTTCCCCTCGCAGAAGAGTGCCTGGTCACCTTCGGGGTTGTTCCGGATCGCCCCCATACGGGGTATGGCTATATCAAACCAGGTGATGCACTCCAAAATGGATACAGGGTGGCAGCATTTCACGAAAAACCAGATTCAGCATCTGCAGAGCAGCATATCAGGGACGGCGCTCTCTGGAATGCCGGCATTTTCCTGATGACTCCACGGCTCTTCTTTGAAGAATGCCAAAAATATGCTCCGGAAATAGCAGAAGCCTCTCTTCCCGGGGAGTATTCTCTTCTTCCATCCATCTCTGTGGACTATGGTCTCCTTGAACGATCCGGGCGTGTTGCGGTGGTTCCCCTCACTGTTCCATGGAGTGATCTTGGAACATTTGCCGCACTTCATGATGCATCCAGACAGGATCAGTTCAACAATGTCGGTGATGCCCATCTCTTCGACACATCAGGCTGCACATTCATCCATCCCGAGGGCAAGCGGGTTGCAGCGGTGGGAGTCTCAGATCTGGTGGTCATTGATACCGATGATGCGCTTCTGGTCTGTTCAAGCGGTGCAACTGAGCGTGTCAGGGAGGTGGTGGAGGAACTTGACGCCCTCCATGATCCCACGGTTCTTGAGCACCGGCTTGTCTATCGTCCCTGGGGTTCCTATCTCGTCCTCGAAGAATCACGCTTCTTCAAGATCAAACGGATTACTGTCAAGCCGGGGGCATCGCTCTCACTTCAGCAGCACCATCACAGGAGCGAGCACTGGGTTGTCGTCTCAGGCTGTGCCAATGTCTGGATTGACGGGGAGACGCGTCTTCTTCCTCAGGGAGAATCGACCTTTGTCCGTGCGGGTGCGGTTCACAGGCTTGAGAACCGGGGGCAGATACCCCTCGAGATGATCGAGGTTCAGATCGGCGAATATCTCGCAGAGGACGATATCGTCAGATTTGATGATCGCTATGGCAGATGA
- a CDS encoding Yip1 family protein: MGSDLLTILFRPDEYFREHAQEEAALGMPLGIVFVYALLSALGGYQMSSLMTPMFEGGMEGYGAVIGIFGAVGGFIAGIMFWILAAVVFYLVSMLFKGEGSLKKVAEAAGYGMAPFIASVGIGIAYLATVADQVTIPVIRDFMDPAAIDAAVEAFLAQPVMADVMLLQGVLSLVFMIWAANIWYYGIRYARNLTGRDAGIVVLVPVAIYLLVTIMSIGVL; the protein is encoded by the coding sequence ATGGGATCAGATCTTCTCACTATCCTCTTCAGGCCCGATGAGTACTTCAGGGAGCATGCACAAGAGGAAGCGGCACTTGGTATGCCCCTTGGTATCGTCTTTGTGTATGCTCTCCTCTCTGCACTGGGCGGTTACCAGATGTCTTCACTGATGACCCCGATGTTTGAGGGTGGAATGGAAGGCTATGGTGCGGTCATTGGAATCTTTGGAGCAGTCGGTGGTTTTATTGCCGGAATTATGTTCTGGATACTCGCAGCTGTGGTCTTCTATCTTGTGAGCATGCTCTTCAAAGGCGAAGGTTCTCTGAAGAAGGTGGCAGAAGCAGCCGGGTATGGTATGGCACCGTTTATTGCGTCAGTTGGGATTGGTATTGCCTATCTTGCAACAGTAGCCGATCAGGTGACAATACCAGTTATTCGCGATTTTATGGATCCGGCTGCAATAGATGCGGCAGTCGAAGCGTTTCTTGCCCAGCCGGTGATGGCTGATGTAATGCTTCTCCAGGGTGTTCTCTCACTTGTCTTCATGATCTGGGCTGCAAACATCTGGTACTATGGTATCCGCTATGCACGGAACCTGACCGGGCGTGATGCCGGGATTGTGGTGCTTGTCCCGGTTGCAATCTATCTCCTTGTAACAATTATGTCTATTGGGGTGCTGTGA
- the ribC gene encoding riboflavin synthase, giving the protein MKIGIADTTFARANMGKAAIDEIRRHVSIRIERSTVPGIKDLPVACKKLIEERGCDLVMALGMPGGKEKDKLCAHEASQGLQLAMLMTNTHIIEVFVHEDEAENDTELAWLLEERTREHAVNAIRLLLYPKELERDAGTGQREGFPDAGPARL; this is encoded by the coding sequence ATGAAGATAGGGATCGCAGACACGACATTTGCACGGGCAAATATGGGCAAAGCGGCAATTGATGAGATCAGGCGCCATGTAAGTATCCGTATTGAGCGGTCTACCGTGCCGGGGATAAAGGATCTTCCGGTTGCCTGTAAGAAGCTGATCGAAGAACGTGGATGCGATCTTGTGATGGCGCTTGGGATGCCCGGCGGCAAGGAGAAGGACAAGCTCTGTGCCCATGAGGCATCACAGGGCCTTCAGCTTGCCATGCTGATGACAAATACCCATATCATCGAGGTCTTCGTCCATGAGGATGAGGCAGAAAATGATACTGAGCTTGCGTGGCTTCTCGAAGAGAGAACCCGCGAGCATGCAGTGAATGCAATCAGGCTCCTTCTCTATCCAAAGGAGCTTGAACGGGATGCGGGTACCGGTCAGCGGGAGGGTTTCCCGGATGCCGGGCCTGCACGGCTGTAA
- a CDS encoding COG1361 S-layer family protein, which translates to MRKSLFILVIGALLVCSGIGAASASQVGVIDVSLDPPVFFPSDTGTITVVIKNTGSNPVEISRINLAGVRNIGVVESPHYSGVGILGAGDSMTTSFTIRAGSEEGIFYPRFSMNFIPTGNFNYPVTVKVDRTPLEASITSRPDTFMEGRKDTVEISVGNPRDNSLSGVRITPATGVAEVVPTSAFIGTLNPGENESASFSVTPAGEGDLTFNVEYRNGQNRHTIPLTLSVVPGTAKRVAEPIVSNIEVGSVAGGYRITGDVSNAGLETARSVVMTTSEPAVPIDPFRLYVVGALDADDFSSFEVTFSAKDVDNVPLVIRYRDDDGNLYEETVMVAIRPSLLPSTADQDEGIPPVIIGIGVVSLLFVAGALLYSRKKR; encoded by the coding sequence ATGAGAAAGAGTCTCTTTATACTGGTAATCGGAGCCCTACTCGTATGCTCGGGTATAGGTGCTGCTTCCGCCTCGCAGGTTGGTGTCATTGATGTCTCCCTTGATCCTCCTGTCTTCTTCCCCTCAGACACCGGAACCATCACGGTCGTCATCAAAAATACCGGCAGCAACCCTGTTGAGATATCCAGGATAAATCTTGCAGGGGTACGAAATATCGGTGTAGTAGAAAGCCCGCACTATTCGGGTGTCGGGATACTTGGTGCCGGGGACTCCATGACGACCAGTTTCACCATCAGGGCAGGGAGTGAGGAAGGTATCTTCTACCCCAGGTTCTCCATGAATTTTATTCCAACCGGGAATTTTAACTATCCGGTTACTGTGAAAGTTGACAGGACCCCGCTTGAAGCCAGCATAACGTCCCGGCCTGATACTTTCATGGAGGGAAGAAAAGATACTGTTGAGATCTCTGTTGGAAACCCGCGTGATAATTCTCTCTCAGGAGTGAGGATCACCCCGGCAACCGGTGTAGCAGAGGTCGTCCCGACATCCGCCTTTATCGGCACGCTCAATCCGGGGGAGAATGAGAGTGCAAGTTTCTCAGTGACACCGGCTGGCGAGGGCGATCTCACCTTCAATGTCGAATACAGAAATGGCCAGAACCGGCATACCATCCCGCTTACGCTTTCGGTCGTGCCAGGGACAGCCAAGCGGGTGGCAGAGCCGATCGTCTCAAATATCGAGGTGGGTTCAGTTGCCGGAGGCTACCGGATCACCGGCGATGTCTCAAATGCAGGGCTTGAAACTGCACGTTCGGTTGTGATGACAACGAGTGAGCCGGCAGTGCCGATTGACCCGTTCCGGCTGTACGTCGTCGGGGCACTGGATGCCGATGACTTCTCCTCGTTTGAGGTGACATTCTCGGCAAAAGATGTGGATAACGTTCCGCTTGTGATCAGGTATCGTGATGATGACGGAAACCTGTATGAAGAGACGGTCATGGTCGCAATCAGGCCATCTCTTCTTCCCTCGACAGCAGATCAGGATGAGGGCATCCCGCCTGTGATCATCGGAATTGGTGTTGTATCTCTGCTTTTTGTTGCAGGAGCACTCCTCTATTCACGAAAAAAGCGATGA
- a CDS encoding pyridoxal-phosphate-dependent aminotransferase family protein, with product MQNELLLMMPGPVQMPDRVRSAMSQQAINHRGKVFGGVYADCVRVLKELFGTGNDLFVVSGSGTAGMEAAVANVGLNQTIASVFNGKFGERLAEIAGRYGDLRAIESEWGHPLDLEGLAEALENGAGVVTMVHNETSAGILNPAAEVGKLARKHDALFIMDGITSIGGEHVAADEWGVDIAIVGSQKCLAAPPGLSAVSVSERAWERLSEKRPYYLDLKAYKKAASKDPMETPYTPAVPLFMGFREACLIAEEEGIEERIGRHRRLADAVRAAADAWGLPLLPVSDAHHAPSNTATAILYPEGVRDADLRNGVKKAGIEIAGGQDRLKGRIFRIGTMGAVGPAEVLATLAAVQGTLTKLGYTPAADGLSAAMEVLA from the coding sequence ATGCAGAATGAATTATTGCTCATGATGCCTGGACCGGTGCAGATGCCGGATCGGGTCAGAAGCGCGATGAGCCAGCAGGCGATCAATCATCGGGGAAAGGTATTCGGCGGTGTCTATGCAGACTGCGTCAGGGTGCTTAAGGAATTGTTTGGGACAGGAAATGATCTCTTTGTCGTATCCGGCTCGGGCACCGCGGGGATGGAGGCTGCGGTTGCGAATGTCGGCTTGAACCAGACCATCGCATCTGTCTTTAACGGCAAGTTCGGAGAGCGGCTTGCGGAGATTGCCGGAAGGTATGGTGATCTGAGGGCAATTGAGTCTGAGTGGGGACATCCCCTTGACCTTGAAGGTCTTGCAGAGGCGCTTGAGAATGGTGCCGGTGTTGTGACGATGGTTCACAACGAGACCTCTGCTGGTATTCTCAATCCCGCAGCAGAGGTTGGGAAGCTTGCAAGGAAACATGATGCGCTCTTTATCATGGATGGGATCACCTCGATTGGTGGCGAACATGTTGCCGCAGATGAGTGGGGTGTTGATATTGCGATTGTTGGATCACAGAAATGCCTTGCCGCACCTCCCGGCCTCTCCGCAGTCTCGGTCTCTGAACGGGCCTGGGAGCGCCTCTCAGAGAAACGTCCCTACTACCTTGATCTGAAGGCTTACAAGAAGGCCGCATCAAAGGATCCGATGGAGACTCCGTATACACCGGCGGTGCCGCTCTTCATGGGATTCCGTGAGGCCTGTCTGATTGCCGAGGAGGAAGGGATAGAGGAGAGGATTGGCCGGCACCGGAGGCTTGCGGATGCCGTCCGTGCAGCAGCGGATGCCTGGGGGCTCCCGCTCCTGCCGGTCAGCGATGCCCATCACGCACCTTCAAATACGGCAACAGCGATCCTGTACCCTGAAGGAGTCCGTGACGCTGATCTCCGGAATGGTGTAAAGAAGGCCGGGATTGAGATTGCAGGCGGCCAGGATCGGCTGAAGGGCAGGATCTTCAGGATAGGCACAATGGGAGCAGTCGGGCCTGCGGAAGTGCTGGCTACCCTTGCCGCTGTGCAGGGGACGCTCACAAAGCTTGGCTATACTCCTGCAGCAGATGGTCTCTCTGCTGCAATGGAGGTTCTGGCATGA
- a CDS encoding ABC transporter ATP-binding protein — protein sequence MKTAIRFQNVSKIYSLKSGDVIALDGINLSIEAGEFIAIMGPSGSGKSTLLNMMGCLDTPTHGEVFINNQNIGEMTDDELTMLRRHHLGFIFQQFNLIPLLSAIENVRLPLILNGGNNECTLNCKNILSAVGISEERLEHTPSELSGGQQQRVAIARALINDPEILLADEPTGNLDTKTGAQIMDLLSRLQKEEGKTIIMVTHDPTLSRYADRVIRIVDGRLE from the coding sequence ATGAAAACAGCGATCCGATTCCAGAATGTCTCGAAAATATACTCCCTGAAGAGCGGTGATGTCATTGCTCTTGACGGGATTAATCTCTCTATTGAAGCCGGAGAGTTTATTGCGATCATGGGCCCGTCGGGCTCTGGTAAATCCACTCTTTTGAATATGATGGGGTGCCTTGACACCCCCACACATGGCGAGGTCTTTATCAACAATCAGAACATCGGCGAGATGACAGATGACGAACTGACAATGCTCAGGCGACACCATCTTGGCTTTATCTTCCAGCAGTTCAACTTAATCCCGCTCCTCTCGGCAATCGAGAATGTACGGCTTCCACTCATCCTCAATGGAGGCAATAACGAATGTACACTCAACTGCAAAAACATCCTCTCGGCTGTTGGTATCAGTGAGGAACGGCTCGAACATACGCCGTCTGAACTTTCCGGTGGCCAGCAGCAGCGGGTTGCGATTGCACGGGCATTAATCAATGATCCTGAGATCCTGCTTGCGGATGAACCGACAGGGAACCTGGATACAAAGACCGGGGCCCAGATCATGGATCTCCTGTCACGACTGCAGAAAGAGGAGGGGAAGACGATCATCATGGTCACACATGATCCAACCCTTTCCCGCTATGCCGATCGCGTGATACGGATAGTCGACGGGAGGCTCGAATGA
- the ribH gene encoding 6,7-dimethyl-8-ribityllumazine synthase, with protein MTIKLGFVVAEFNRDITYMMEIEAEEHAKFLGADVIERSFVPGAYDMPLAIKKMLKDGNVDAVVTIACVIEGATGHDEIVVQHAARKIIDLSLEFEKPVALGISGPGMTRLEAQERVDYARRAVESAVKLVQRLT; from the coding sequence ATGACGATAAAACTTGGATTTGTAGTTGCGGAATTCAACCGCGATATCACGTATATGATGGAGATTGAGGCAGAAGAACATGCGAAGTTCCTTGGGGCTGACGTGATTGAGCGGTCATTTGTGCCTGGTGCATATGATATGCCGCTTGCTATCAAGAAGATGCTCAAGGACGGGAATGTCGATGCGGTTGTCACCATCGCCTGTGTCATTGAGGGAGCAACCGGCCATGACGAGATTGTTGTCCAGCATGCGGCACGCAAGATCATTGATCTCTCGCTTGAATTTGAGAAACCAGTGGCTCTTGGGATATCGGGTCCCGGGATGACCCGGCTTGAGGCGCAGGAGCGGGTCGATTATGCCCGGAGAGCGGTTGAGTCTGCGGTCAAGCTTGTCCAGCGATTGACATGA
- a CDS encoding pyridoxal phosphate-dependent aminotransferase: MRQLSDTIGAITPSATMAIADRAKEMVRNGIDVISLSIGEPDFETPPHITEAAIDALRRGETHYAPSRGIPELLDAVADKLSTENGIPASPADCIVTAGAKDAIRLCCQAVLNPGDEVIILDPSWVSYEPCLQMAGAQAVHYPLDPVTFQPGESLAEAITPATRMIIVNSPSNPTGSVLTRSSLGMIADLCSDHDLLALSDEIYEKLVYDGAEHIPLASIHDMAERTVTVNGFSKAYAMTGWRLGYAAGPSQVISYMNRIQQHSVSHPMTFVMWGGVAALKGDQSCVLEMREEFAKRRTFMMASLQKAGYRSAPADGAFYAFAEVGGDDVATASSWLEEKHVAVTPGSAFGAPGWVRLSYATSMDRLEEAVERLWGE; this comes from the coding sequence ATGAGGCAGCTGTCAGATACTATTGGTGCGATAACACCATCAGCCACAATGGCGATTGCGGATCGTGCAAAGGAGATGGTACGAAACGGGATCGATGTCATCAGCCTCTCTATTGGTGAGCCGGATTTCGAAACGCCCCCCCATATCACTGAGGCGGCAATAGATGCCCTCCGGCGTGGGGAGACGCATTACGCACCCTCACGCGGCATCCCCGAACTGCTGGATGCGGTTGCTGATAAACTCTCAACCGAAAACGGCATTCCTGCATCACCTGCTGACTGCATCGTGACTGCCGGTGCAAAGGATGCGATCCGGCTCTGCTGCCAGGCGGTGCTGAATCCGGGTGATGAGGTGATCATCCTTGACCCGTCCTGGGTTTCGTATGAACCCTGCCTGCAGATGGCAGGGGCACAGGCAGTCCACTACCCGCTTGATCCGGTGACGTTCCAGCCGGGGGAGTCGCTTGCGGAAGCGATCACGCCTGCAACACGGATGATCATCGTGAACTCGCCATCGAATCCGACTGGATCGGTCCTGACGCGTTCATCGCTTGGGATGATTGCGGATCTCTGTTCAGATCACGATCTCCTTGCGTTATCAGATGAGATCTATGAGAAACTTGTCTATGATGGTGCTGAACATATCCCGCTTGCCTCGATTCATGATATGGCAGAGCGTACCGTGACTGTAAACGGGTTCTCAAAGGCGTATGCAATGACCGGATGGCGGCTTGGGTATGCGGCCGGCCCCTCGCAGGTCATCAGTTACATGAACCGGATCCAGCAGCACTCGGTCTCCCACCCGATGACGTTTGTGATGTGGGGTGGGGTTGCTGCACTGAAGGGTGATCAGTCCTGTGTCCTGGAGATGCGGGAAGAGTTTGCGAAACGGCGAACGTTTATGATGGCATCCCTTCAAAAAGCAGGATACCGGTCTGCTCCGGCTGATGGTGCGTTCTATGCGTTTGCAGAGGTCGGGGGAGATGATGTCGCCACTGCCTCATCGTGGCTTGAGGAGAAGCATGTTGCGGTGACGCCTGGATCGGCATTTGGGGCACCCGGCTGGGTGCGGCTGAGCTACGCAACCTCGATGGACCGGCTGGAAGAGGCGGTGGAGCGGCTGTGGGGGGAGTGA